The Solanum lycopersicum chromosome 2, SLM_r2.1 DNA window TGCCAAAACTAGAAACTTATTTTGCAAAGGAAAATGTTCAAGACGTTCAGTCAGCTTCAAGGCGAAGGTTCCAATGAGACCAACAATTACTTTAcctttaagaaaaagaaagcgAAGGAGTGTTTTGCTAAAATACTTGAAGAGGCATTTGTGTTGATATGTATTCCACTTCATGAGGCATCATTACAAGTACATAAATAGGAAATTACAAGTTACAATAATGTTGGTGCCCTTTTTAGTAGTAGAGtaaatatttctatattcttTTAGCTAGGCAAAGAACATGTTTTTATTCAAGTATTTCTCCATACTATATGATGAAAATTAAAGTGaataagtaatatttttgtCATGGCAAATGTTTGGTGGATTATGTCAAGATCTCTACACATTAAACCTGAATGCTTTAATCATTCAAGAACATGCCTTCTTTTAAGGAGAGTGATGCTCAAAATAACTATGCAAAAAGGTTTGATTTTCTCCATTATACCAAGCCTAATAggagtatttattttatatatttcttaaaattttccaTTTATCAGGTGTTTCTCTAAGTAACTGAACTAATTAATAGTAAGTTTATGCAAGAGATTGGTAATTTTAACATCAAGAACTTAACTTTTCATATAAAATGAGTTCCATATTTTGTTCATCAATCTTCATTTCAAATAAAGGTAACATCTCCATTCTTGTTCTCAATAAATGAGCTAAAAAGGCGCGTGGGGCAAGGCGATGCTAGGGAAGGAGAATGGTTTCATCCGCCCTGTTCCATTGCCATCCCGTTACCCCAGTAGCCCTAATGTGGTCTTATATTTTAGTCATCTCACTTGATGAACAAATTGAAATGGATTGCGCATCCAGCAACTCTGATGTCCTTGTGAATGAAATGTTTCATAATGTTCAATATCATAGATATTAAACTATGGGTGTTCCATATGATTTGAGATGAAAGTACAAAATTAGTTGTTAATAGGCTTTTATTTGGCTAAAAGTTGCAGAAGGAAAATGTTTACTTGAGCAGTACTTTCCGAGCTagttttttcaacttcaaattctaTAGTTGAGAAAGGACACATAATTCACCATTGAAATTGTCCCGAATTTTAAAAAACACACATTAACTTTCCGTGCATCCTATATTATCCCACAAATGTATTAAACACTTTTGTAAAAGCAccattttaagttattttctcACATCACCTGCTATTgaatatcttttcttttcttttttatttctcagCTTTCCATGTCTCTTCGATTTCTTGGTCAAGTGATAGTGGAGTGAAGATCATCTGCTTCATTGTTTGACGATTCTTGATCAAATTTCTTCAAGGAATAGTTGAGTAAACAAGGAATTGAAGGTCCTCTACATAAGGAAAATCGAACTAGACATatttaacttattattatttgtactaGTAATTGCATTTTTGCAATGATTTTTGTATCCTATGTAGTTGCTTCACTCgttttgatatttataaaaagaaataatagaagcagagaaataaaaaatattactaattcaaattaaaaaaaaaagaaaaaggaaacaaataaGCATAAACAAGTAGTTgataaaaaaaggaaacaaaacaCACAAGTTCAATAAGGAAAAGGAATTGTTTGAATTTTCTCTTATAATAAATAAACCAATTCCACCCTTCCCTATTCGTCCCTCTTCTTTATTCAGCCTCTGTCTTCACTGGAAATTTCATCCTGTGAAAGAAATCGtttgaaaaaattcatttttatttcctCAAAATTCGCCTTTCGCTATGTCTGTCATGATTGTGACAAGTTTAAGGGACATAACAGTTGATTTGTTTACGGATGAATGTCCTTTGACATgtaaaaattttcttaaattatgcaAGATAAAATACTATCATAATTGTATCTTTCATACCATTCGGAAGAATTTCACCATCCAGACAGGAGATCCAACTGGAACAGGATCCGCAGGGGATTCcatatacaaatttttatacGGGAGTCAGGCTCGTTTTTTTAGCGATGAGATTCATCCAAACTTGAAGCATTCACAGATGGGAACGGTTGCTATGGCTAGTCGCACTGGTACTAGTGAGAAGAATCTAAATGCTTCTCAGTTTTATATCACGTTACGTGATGATCTGGATTCTCTTGATGGAGAGCATACTGTTTTCGGAGAGATTACAGAAGGATTTGACACGTTAAATAGGATAAACGAAGCTTACGTGGATGACAAGGGCAAGCCTTATCAAAATATACGAATCAAACACACTTACATATTGTATGATCCTTCCCAGTTAGACGACTTGATTCCAGATGCTTCACCTGAAAGAAATTTGaaagatgagattgatgatgatgTTCGACTAGAGGATGATTGGATGCCAAAGGATGAGGAATTAGGGGTTCGTGAAGAGAAGGAAGCACACTCCCGAGCAGTAATACTTGAAAGTGTAGGAGACATTCCTGATGCTGAGATGAAACCCCCTGAGAATTTGCTCTTTGTTTGTAAATTAAATCCGTCAACTGAAGAGGAAGCACTATATATAATCTTCTCGCGGTTTGGAACCGTGACATCTGCTGAAATTATCAGAGATCACAAGACTGGGAATAGTCACTGTTATGCTTTCATCGAGTTTGAGGACAAGGAGTCCTGTGAGCAAGCATATTTTACGACGGATAATACTAAAATTGATGATCGAAGGATACGAGTTGATTTTAGTCAGAGTGTAGCAAAGTTATGGCCCCAATTGATAGACGACCTAGAAACCAAATAGGCAATGGTGTTGATGATGCGATCAAACAACAGAAAGAACACAAGAAGCAGCAGGGTGGAGATTGCAACTCTAAATTTCTGAAAACAAGAAAAGAGACGAGAAAGCACAAAGGGAGAAAACACCGGCAAATAACAAAGACACGTTAAGGTTCCTATTGCTTACCTGTAGAATAAATACATGTAATTCAATATTACGCTGCACTCTTCTTATAAGCATATTGTTCTCCTCCACATCTATTTTTCTGCTTGAAACGATTGTAGCTTAAAtctgttaggatcgaatccacacaCACTTGAATAATGAATAGTACTTGTCGCACTCAAAATTTCCAATTGTGGTTGCTTCTGGCTCCTTTACTTACCTTGCTAATCACTCTCAATGTATCTCTGTCACTATACATAGATCTTGGAACTTTGTTCTTGTATGCTAATTCTCCTTCTTTACAATCAAATAGAGACATCACCGCAAATACATACAATCTTAACACGGTCTCGTTTGCAG harbors:
- the LOC101256938 gene encoding peptidyl-prolyl cis-trans isomerase CYP59-like; this encodes MSVMIVTSLRDITVDLFTDECPLTCKNFLKLCKIKYYHNCIFHTIRKNFTIQTGDPTGTGSAGDSIYKFLYGSQARFFSDEIHPNLKHSQMGTVAMASRTGTSEKNLNASQFYITLRDDLDSLDGEHTVFGEITEGFDTLNRINEAYVDDKGKPYQNIRIKHTYILYDPSQLDDLIPDASPERNLKDEIDDDVRLEDDWMPKDEELGVREEKEAHSRAVILESVGDIPDAEMKPPENLLFVCKLNPSTEEEALYIIFSRFGTVTSAEIIRDHKTGNSHCYAFIEFEDKESCEQAYFTTDNTKIDDRRIRVDFSQSVAKLWPQLIDDLETK